A genome region from Pangasianodon hypophthalmus isolate fPanHyp1 chromosome 11, fPanHyp1.pri, whole genome shotgun sequence includes the following:
- the LOC113538695 gene encoding kallikrein-7, with amino-acid sequence MKVLHILLIAAACSILTFNATNGEEIINGKKAEKKSMQYMVSVQRNNKHSCGGFLINPRYVLTAAHCEKNDLSVVLGTHNIDPERNDLRRYAVESKYKHPSYKSVQSGFDIMLLKLSEKVKLKKYKIIKISSKGKPVKPNTKCQVAGWGKTETQKMVNDLLVADVSTINITDCKKQWDEVKVPLPASVLCAGGYRTKSGACQGDSGGPLVCSGLAVGIVSFNYKNNCNYPNMPNVYTEISAYADWIKKVMKGDA; translated from the exons ATGAAGGTCTTGCACATACTGCTGATTGCTGCAGCTTGCAGCATCCTCACTTTTAATG CCACAAATGGAGAGGAAATCATTAATGGCAAGAAAGCAGAGAAGAAATCAATGCAGTACATGGTATCCGTGCAGAGGAACAACAAGCACTCATGTGGAGGATTCCTGATAAACCCCAGATACGTGCTCACCGCTGCCCACTGTGAGAAAAA TGACCTTAGTGTGGTTCTCGGGACTCACAACATCGATCCGGAAAGGAATGATCTGAGAAGATATGCTGTGGAAAGCAAGTACAAACACCCATCATACAAGAGTGTCCAGTCTGGGTTTGACATCATGCTCCTGAAG CTTTCAGAGAAAGTCAAGCTGAAAAAATATAAGATCATCAAAATCTCAAGCAAGGGCAAACCAGTAAAGCCCAATACCAAGTGCCAGGTTGCAGGATGGGGAAAAACTGAAACCCAGAAAATGGTGAATGACCTCCTGGTGGCTGATGTGTCAACTATAAATATCACAGACTGTAAGAAGCAGTGGGATGAAGTGAAAGTGCCTCTCCCAGCTAGTGTCCTGTGTGCAGGAGGCTACAGAACCAAAAGTGGAGCGTGCCAG GGTGATTCTGGTGGGCCTCTGGTGTGCAGTGGTCTTGCAGTGGGCATAGTGTCCTTCAATTATAAAAACAACTGTAACTATCCAAACATGCCTAATGTGTACACAGAGATTTCAGCATATGCAGACTGGATTAAGAAAGTGATGAAGGGAGATGCttga
- the LOC113532318 gene encoding kallikrein-7-like: MMKVLHVLLLAATFSILTFNATNGEEIINGKKAEKKSMQYMVSVQRNNKHSCGGFLINPRYVLTAAHCEKNDLSVVLGTHNIDPERNDLRRYAVESKYKHPSYKSVQSGFDIMLLKLSEKVKLKKYVKIIKISSKGKPVKPNTKCQVAGWGKTETQKMVNDLLVADVSTINITDCKKQWDEVKVPLPASVLCAGGYRTKSGACKGDSGGPLVCSGLAVGIVSFNYENNCNYPNMPNVYTEISAYADWIKKVIKRDP, translated from the exons ATGATGAAGGTGTTGCACGTACTGCTGCTTGCTGCAACTTTCAGCATCCTCACTTTTAATG CCACAAATGGAGAGGAAATCATTAATGGCAAGAAAGCAGAGAAGAAATCAATGCAGTACATGGTATCCGTGCAGAGGAACAACAAGCACTCATGTGGAGGATTCCTGATAAACCCCAGATACGTGCTCACCGCTGCCCACTGTGAGAAAAA TGACCTTAGTGTGGTTCTCGGGACTCACAACATCGATCCGGAAAGGAATGATCTGAGAAGATATGCTGTGGAAAGCAAGTACAAACACCCATCATACAAGAGTGTCCAGTCTGGGTTTGACATCATGCTCCTGAAG CTTTCAGAGAAAGTCAAGCTGAAAAAATATGTTAAGATCATCAAAATCTCAAGCAAGGGCAAACCAGTAAAGCCCAATACCAAGTGCCAGGTTGCAGGATGGGGAAAAACTGAAACCCAGAAAATGGTGAATGACCTCCTGGTGGCTGATGTGTCAACTATAAATATCACAGACTGTAAGAAGCAGTGGGATGAAGTGAAAGTGCCTCTCCCAGCTAGTGTCCTGTGTGCAGGAGGCTACAGAACCAAAAGTGGAGCGTGCAAG GGTGATTCTGGTGGGCCTCTGGTGTGCAGTGGTCTTGCAGTGGGCATAGTGTCCTTCAATTATGAAAACAACTGTAACTATCCAAACATGCCTAATGTGTACACAGAGATTTCAGCATATGCAGACTGGATTAAGAAAGTGATCAAGAGAGATCCctga